A segment of the Symmachiella macrocystis genome:
TGATGTTGGAATTCCACTGCCTGATCGTGCCGTACTTCGTGGTCGCCACCCCCGAATCATTCGATGGCGACGTCTTAACCGGAAAACGCGCGCTCAGACGCATCGACGATCTCACCCGCACAGCCTCCCAATGGGCGGCTGCGGCGGCTATTCGTGACTCAAGGCAGATTCGACGATCCCATTAAGTAGCGATCACATTCGCGGGCCACAGCGCGGCCTTCGTTGATCGCCCAGACCACGAGGCTTTGACCGCGACGACAATCGCCGGCAGCGAAAACCCCGTCCACATTCGTGGTGAAGGTCCCGTGCTCGGCTTGATAGTTTGAACGACCGTCGCAGGTCACGCCCAGTTGCTCGGCAACCGGTGATTCCGGCCCCAAGAAGCCCAAAGCCAACAACACCAGGTCCGCCTCGAAGATCCGTTCTGAACCTTCCACCCGGCTAAATGGAGGGCCATTGGGCACCGGCTTGGACCAGTCGACTTCGGTCGTTTTCAAGGCTTTGACATGCCCGTTCTCGTCACCAATGAACTCCACGGTTTCGATTTCAAAAACGCGGGGGTCGGCACCATAGCGATCCGCAGCTTCTTCGTGGCCGTAATCGACGCGGAAAATCTTCGGCCATTGCGGCCAGGGATTATTCGCTGCACGTTCGGCCGGCGGCTCGGGGACGATTTCAAAATTGGTTAAGGTCTTGCAACCGTGTCGTAGCGACGTCCCGATACAGTCCGTGCCCGTATCACCACCGCCGATCACAATCACATTCTTGTCCTTGGCCGAGATGTACTTGCCATCCTCGTGTTTTGAGTCCAGCAGGCTCCGCGTATTAGGCCGCAGAAAATCCATGGCGAGATGAATTCCTTCGAGCTCGCGGCCGGGGATTGGCAAATCCCGTGGACGGGTCGCTCCGGTACACAGAACAACTGCATCGAAATCATTCTTGAGTTTGTCGGCCGGCAGATCTTTGCCGATCGCACAATTGACAACGAACTGCACCCCTTCGGCTTTGAGCAAATCGACACGTCGCTGGACGATTTCCTTGTCGAGTTTCATGTTGGGAATGCCATACATCAACAGGCCGCCGATGCGGTCGTCCCGCTCATAGACCGTCACCGTATGGCCCGCTTTGTTGAGCTGCGCCGCTGCGGACAACCCGGCGGGGCCTGACCCAACGACAGCAACCGTTTTACCGGTCCGCTCCTGTGGCGGCTGCG
Coding sequences within it:
- a CDS encoding glutamate synthase subunit beta, with translation MGKPTGFMEYERQVATDRAPELRILDWNEFHEHMPVDALQEQGARCMDCGVPFCHTGEMIGGMAAGCPIHNLIPEWNDLVYRGHWHEALDRLHKTNNFPEFTGRVCPAPCEGSCVLGIIEPAVTIKSIECAIVDRGFEEGWIVPQPPQERTGKTVAVVGSGPAGLSAAAQLNKAGHTVTVYERDDRIGGLLMYGIPNMKLDKEIVQRRVDLLKAEGVQFVVNCAIGKDLPADKLKNDFDAVVLCTGATRPRDLPIPGRELEGIHLAMDFLRPNTRSLLDSKHEDGKYISAKDKNVIVIGGGDTGTDCIGTSLRHGCKTLTNFEIVPEPPAERAANNPWPQWPKIFRVDYGHEEAADRYGADPRVFEIETVEFIGDENGHVKALKTTEVDWSKPVPNGPPFSRVEGSERIFEADLVLLALGFLGPESPVAEQLGVTCDGRSNYQAEHGTFTTNVDGVFAAGDCRRGQSLVVWAINEGRAVARECDRYLMGSSNLP